One region of Halomonas huangheensis genomic DNA includes:
- the uvrD gene encoding DNA helicase II, producing MDDVTAIIDGLNPAQHEAVCAPQGNMLVLAGAGSGKTRVLVHRIAWLMQVEGLSPYAVLAVTFTNKAAREMRTRLESVLRMSLRHVWVGTFHSIAHRLLRTHWQDARLPQHFQIIDSDDQLRLIKRLLKDGRIDDERFPPRQVQSFISGCKEEGLRPHQVKVNGDAYVEQMAELYNVYQLTCERGGLVDFGELLLRSLELLRDNPALLAHYQERFGHVLVDEFQDTNTLQYAWLKLLTGQRTPMTVVGDDDQSIYGWRGARIENIRRFEEEFPDTRTVRLEQNYRSTSAILEAANTLIRQNSDRMGKELWTAGERGEPISVYAGFNDMDEARFIVDTIKSRVDEGINRRDIAILYRSNAQSRVLEETLIRQGMPYRIYGGHRFYERLEIKNSLAYLRLLLNRDDDASLERVINVPARGIGTRTVEILRERARHTEVPLWQALHDALADGSLKGRAATSLKAFADLIDGCDDEASGLELHRIIELINKRTGLIEHHRNEKGEKGQARVENLEELINAARAFVQGETQGDIEVGEGMVALEAFLAEAALNAGDHEADEFEDSVQLMTLHSAKGLEFPVVFIAGVEEGLFPHRMSLEEHGRLEEERRLCYVGVTRAMHKLYLTHAEIRRMHGKETFQRPSRFLRELPESLLEEVRLRGQVSRPVSVRPSPSRWQQASIDASDDLPALALGQRVAHPVFGEGVIINAEGQGERARVHVSFEDEGDKWLVLGFAKLTPL from the coding sequence ATGGATGATGTCACGGCGATCATCGACGGCCTCAATCCGGCTCAACACGAAGCGGTATGTGCCCCGCAAGGCAATATGCTGGTGCTGGCCGGTGCCGGTTCCGGCAAGACACGGGTGCTGGTGCATCGCATCGCCTGGTTGATGCAGGTTGAGGGCCTATCGCCCTATGCAGTGTTGGCGGTGACGTTTACCAACAAGGCGGCACGCGAGATGCGTACGCGCCTGGAGTCGGTGCTGCGGATGTCGCTGCGCCATGTCTGGGTAGGCACCTTCCACTCCATTGCTCATCGCCTGCTGCGCACTCACTGGCAGGATGCACGCCTGCCCCAGCATTTCCAGATCATCGACTCCGATGACCAACTGCGTCTGATCAAACGCCTGTTGAAAGATGGCCGGATCGATGACGAGCGTTTTCCACCGCGCCAGGTGCAGTCCTTTATCTCCGGTTGCAAGGAAGAGGGGTTACGGCCCCACCAGGTGAAGGTCAACGGGGACGCCTATGTCGAGCAGATGGCAGAGCTGTATAACGTCTATCAACTGACCTGTGAGCGTGGCGGTCTGGTCGATTTCGGCGAGTTGCTACTGCGCAGTCTCGAGCTGTTGCGTGATAATCCAGCGCTACTGGCCCACTATCAGGAGCGTTTCGGCCATGTTCTGGTCGATGAGTTCCAGGATACCAACACCCTGCAGTATGCCTGGCTCAAGCTGTTGACCGGCCAGCGTACACCGATGACCGTGGTGGGTGATGATGATCAATCGATCTATGGCTGGCGCGGCGCACGGATCGAGAATATTCGTCGCTTTGAGGAAGAGTTTCCGGATACGCGCACCGTACGCCTCGAGCAGAACTATCGCTCTACCAGCGCCATCCTCGAGGCCGCCAATACCTTGATTCGTCAGAACTCTGACCGTATGGGCAAGGAGTTGTGGACGGCAGGCGAGCGTGGAGAGCCGATCTCGGTATATGCCGGCTTCAATGATATGGACGAGGCACGCTTCATCGTCGATACCATCAAATCCAGGGTGGACGAAGGGATCAATCGCCGTGACATCGCCATTCTCTACCGCTCCAACGCCCAGTCGCGAGTGCTCGAGGAAACACTGATCCGTCAGGGTATGCCTTATCGTATCTATGGTGGGCATCGCTTCTACGAACGTCTCGAGATCAAGAACTCACTGGCGTATCTGCGCCTGCTGTTGAATCGTGACGATGACGCCTCCCTCGAGCGGGTCATCAATGTCCCGGCGCGTGGCATCGGCACGCGTACCGTCGAGATTCTGCGTGAGCGGGCTCGTCACACCGAGGTCCCATTGTGGCAGGCGCTGCACGACGCACTTGCCGATGGCTCGCTGAAGGGACGCGCGGCGACCTCTCTCAAGGCATTTGCTGATCTGATTGACGGTTGCGATGACGAAGCCTCCGGGCTCGAGCTGCATCGCATCATCGAGTTGATCAACAAGCGCACCGGATTGATCGAACACCACCGCAATGAAAAAGGCGAAAAGGGCCAGGCGAGAGTCGAGAACCTTGAGGAACTGATCAATGCGGCAAGGGCGTTCGTGCAGGGCGAGACTCAGGGAGATATCGAAGTCGGTGAAGGCATGGTGGCGCTCGAGGCCTTCCTTGCCGAAGCCGCACTCAACGCTGGAGATCATGAAGCCGACGAGTTCGAGGATAGTGTGCAGTTGATGACGCTGCACTCGGCCAAGGGGCTGGAGTTCCCGGTGGTGTTCATTGCCGGTGTTGAGGAGGGGCTTTTCCCTCATCGCATGTCGCTTGAGGAGCATGGTCGACTCGAAGAGGAGCGGCGCCTATGTTATGTCGGCGTTACCCGGGCCATGCACAAGCTCTACCTGACCCATGCCGAGATACGTCGCATGCATGGCAAGGAAACCTTCCAGCGTCCGTCACGGTTCTTGCGTGAATTACCGGAATCGCTGCTTGAGGAGGTCCGTCTGCGTGGCCAGGTGTCGCGACCCGTGAGTGTCAGGCCGTCTCCATCCCGCTGGCAGCAGGCGAGCATTGACGCCAGTGATGACCTGCCGGCCCTGGCGCTGGGCCAGCGCGTTGCGCACCCGGTGTTCGGAGAAGGAGTGATCATCAATGCTGAAGGGCAGGGCGAGCGGGCGCGTGTCCATGTCAGTTTCGAGGATGAAGGCGACAAATGGTTGGTGCTGGGTTTTGCCAAACTGACTCCGTTGTGA
- the hexR gene encoding transcriptional regulator HexR translates to MSRALFDEMRRRMEHFRRSEQKVARFVLRNPEEVIHMRIVDLATEAKVSEPTVVRFCRALGCDGFQDFKLKMAQMLAAGSQFAQFSMNDSDSVAEFSHSIFDSTVGTLLSIRDRLDNEGLNKAINALAMANRVEFYGFGASGAVAFDAQHKFFRLQISTAAYADPHMQNMSAVTLKEGDVVVAISQTGRTRALVASVKLAREAGATVIGLCPSGSPLAGEVNLPLYIDVHEDTEIYTPMSSRIAHLVLVDVLAVGVAKTRGPKLAEQLKSVKRSLNPLRYPEPDEK, encoded by the coding sequence GTGAGTCGGGCGCTGTTTGATGAAATGCGACGTCGCATGGAGCACTTCCGGCGCTCCGAGCAGAAGGTGGCACGTTTCGTGTTGCGTAATCCGGAAGAAGTTATCCACATGCGGATCGTTGACCTGGCCACGGAAGCCAAGGTCAGTGAGCCGACAGTGGTGCGCTTCTGTCGCGCCCTCGGTTGTGACGGTTTTCAGGACTTCAAGCTGAAGATGGCGCAGATGCTGGCCGCCGGTAGCCAGTTCGCCCAGTTCTCGATGAACGATAGCGATTCTGTCGCTGAATTCTCGCATAGCATCTTCGATTCCACCGTGGGGACCCTGTTGTCGATTCGTGACCGACTCGACAATGAAGGGCTGAACAAGGCCATCAATGCATTGGCCATGGCCAATCGTGTCGAGTTCTATGGCTTTGGCGCTTCGGGGGCTGTCGCCTTCGATGCTCAGCACAAGTTCTTCCGCCTGCAGATATCCACAGCCGCTTATGCCGATCCGCATATGCAGAACATGTCGGCAGTGACGCTCAAGGAAGGCGATGTGGTGGTGGCGATTTCCCAGACCGGTCGTACTCGTGCGTTGGTCGCCAGCGTCAAGCTGGCGCGCGAAGCCGGTGCCACCGTGATTGGTTTGTGCCCCAGCGGCTCGCCGCTGGCCGGAGAAGTCAATTTGCCGTTGTACATCGATGTCCATGAAGACACCGAGATCTATACCCCGATGAGCTCACGTATCGCCCACCTGGTGCTGGTCGATGTGTTGGCAGTGGGCGTGGCCAAGACTCGTGGCCCCAAACTTGCCGAACAGCTCAAATCGGTCAAGCGCAGCCTCAACCCGCTGCGTTACCCTGAACCGGACGAGAAATGA
- a CDS encoding PA3496 family putative envelope integrity protein yields MRNVERLTSLKSELLDIFMSMEVAEHERRSRTAAQRNLRARRGIELHREFKRLSEDIAELPEDAVEDEMH; encoded by the coding sequence ATGCGCAATGTCGAACGGTTAACCTCCCTCAAGAGTGAACTCCTCGACATCTTCATGAGCATGGAAGTCGCCGAACACGAACGGCGCTCCCGTACCGCCGCACAGCGCAATCTACGCGCTCGCCGCGGAATCGAACTTCATCGGGAATTCAAGCGTCTATCCGAGGATATTGCGGAGCTCCCCGAAGACGCCGTAGAAGACGAAATGCATTGA
- a CDS encoding sodium-dependent transporter has protein sequence MSKANHAQWSSRFSFILAATGSAVGLGNIWKFPYMVGQSGGAAFVLVYLLCIFLIGLPILVTEWMLGRRGQSNPVTTMSKVAHSAGRTRAWALVGVSGVLGAFLILSFYSVIGGWSLYYTLGSVTGDFSGQTAEGIGSLFEGMLGNPGLLLMWHSVFMLVVILIVARGVTKGLEGAVNIMMPALAVLLLVLVGYGMTTGHFGEAVTYLFSPDWSKLTGETVLAALGHAFFTLSLGMGIMLAYGSYLGKEVNLIKTARTVVIMDTVIALGAGLAIFPIVFANQLDLASGPSLIFVTLPVAFGNMTGGAILGLMFFVLLTFAALTSAISLLEPVTEFLEERTPLSRAPSAIVAGLAAWLLGVAALLSFNLWSGVTFFDLGIFDLLDKLTSKFMLPLTGLGAVVFAAWFLSKEEVRAELELGDTGFGLWTLLTRFVAPIGVLVVFFASL, from the coding sequence ATGTCCAAAGCCAATCATGCGCAGTGGTCTTCGCGCTTTTCGTTCATTCTCGCTGCTACTGGCTCTGCAGTGGGGCTCGGCAATATCTGGAAGTTTCCCTACATGGTGGGGCAGAGCGGCGGTGCCGCTTTCGTGCTTGTGTATCTTCTGTGTATCTTCTTGATTGGTTTGCCGATTCTGGTTACCGAGTGGATGCTTGGCCGGCGCGGTCAAAGTAACCCGGTTACGACCATGAGCAAGGTTGCTCACAGTGCAGGGCGGACTCGTGCCTGGGCACTGGTCGGTGTGTCGGGGGTTCTCGGCGCCTTCCTGATCCTTTCCTTCTACAGCGTGATCGGCGGTTGGTCGCTCTATTACACACTGGGTAGCGTTACCGGTGATTTTTCCGGCCAGACTGCTGAAGGCATTGGTAGCCTGTTCGAGGGCATGCTGGGCAATCCCGGCCTGTTGTTGATGTGGCACTCTGTATTCATGCTGGTAGTGATCCTGATCGTAGCCCGTGGTGTGACCAAGGGACTGGAAGGCGCGGTCAATATCATGATGCCGGCGCTGGCAGTACTGCTGCTGGTGTTGGTGGGTTACGGCATGACGACCGGCCACTTCGGTGAAGCTGTCACTTATCTGTTCAGCCCAGACTGGAGCAAGCTCACCGGTGAGACCGTACTTGCAGCGTTGGGCCATGCATTCTTCACGCTGTCGCTGGGTATGGGCATCATGCTGGCCTACGGTTCCTACCTCGGCAAAGAGGTCAACCTGATCAAGACCGCGCGTACCGTGGTGATCATGGATACCGTTATTGCGCTGGGAGCTGGTTTGGCGATCTTCCCGATTGTCTTCGCCAATCAGTTGGATCTTGCATCCGGCCCGAGCCTGATCTTTGTGACGCTACCGGTGGCATTCGGCAATATGACCGGTGGCGCTATTCTCGGCTTGATGTTCTTTGTGCTGTTGACCTTTGCCGCTCTGACCTCGGCGATTTCACTGCTCGAGCCGGTGACTGAGTTCCTTGAGGAGCGTACACCGCTGTCACGCGCGCCTTCCGCGATTGTTGCTGGCCTGGCGGCCTGGCTATTGGGGGTTGCCGCGCTGTTGTCGTTCAATCTGTGGAGCGGCGTTACCTTCTTTGATCTTGGCATCTTCGACCTTCTCGACAAGCTGACCAGCAAGTTCATGCTACCGTTGACGGGGCTTGGTGCGGTGGTCTTTGCTGCCTGGTTCTTGAGCAAGGAAGAAGTGCGTGCGGAACTGGAGCTGGGGGACACAGGTTTTGGTCTGTGGACTCTACTGACCAGGTTTGTCGCGCCGATCGGTGTGCTGGTGGTGTTCTTTGCTAGCCTGTAG
- a CDS encoding DUF72 domain-containing protein, which yields MTGPDISRHSPQHQPSLYMGLAMWANPDWRYSLFPPHAGREHWLEEYAGVFSAVEGNTTFYSGAPRPEVVAGWAAQAPAHFRFCFKLPRQLTHVQRLQDIDAGLDHFLSALSPLSGLLGPMMIQLPRDFGSSELPALERLLERWPSEIPCAVEARHSDFFHKGDAERNFNRLLITHAANRVMLDVRPLFSTDSDDRPELLQAQAEKPKVPLHVISTGDFPLIRFIGHLDNSINESYFAAWRDRLSLWIKQGKTPFLFVHTADNRSAPQLARLLHDSVDDLPELAPFAGERQNRLL from the coding sequence ATGACGGGGCCCGACATCAGCAGACATTCGCCACAACATCAGCCATCGTTGTATATGGGCCTGGCGATGTGGGCCAACCCTGATTGGCGTTACAGCCTTTTTCCACCGCACGCTGGTCGGGAGCACTGGCTGGAGGAGTACGCTGGAGTGTTTTCCGCGGTGGAAGGCAATACGACGTTCTACAGCGGTGCTCCACGCCCTGAAGTTGTTGCTGGTTGGGCCGCTCAAGCGCCTGCGCACTTCCGTTTCTGTTTCAAGCTACCGCGACAGTTGACCCATGTGCAGCGTCTGCAGGATATCGACGCTGGTCTTGACCACTTCCTGAGTGCACTGTCACCACTGTCAGGCCTGCTGGGGCCGATGATGATTCAGTTGCCGCGTGACTTCGGCTCTTCCGAGCTGCCTGCGTTGGAGAGGTTGCTGGAACGTTGGCCTTCAGAAATTCCTTGTGCAGTCGAGGCGAGACACAGTGATTTTTTCCACAAGGGTGATGCCGAGCGAAATTTCAACAGGTTGTTGATAACTCATGCTGCCAACCGTGTGATGCTCGACGTACGACCGCTGTTTTCGACTGACTCGGACGACCGGCCTGAACTCCTTCAGGCACAGGCAGAAAAGCCAAAAGTCCCATTGCACGTGATCTCTACGGGAGATTTTCCTTTGATTCGCTTCATTGGCCATCTTGACAATTCCATCAATGAGAGCTACTTCGCAGCCTGGCGAGATCGACTTAGCCTGTGGATAAAACAGGGGAAAACCCCTTTCCTGTTTGTGCATACTGCGGATAACCGCAGCGCGCCGCAGTTGGCCAGGCTGCTGCATGATTCCGTGGATGACTTGCCTGAGTTGGCTCCCTTCGCTGGAGAGCGGCAGAATCGACTACTGTGA
- a CDS encoding MATE family efflux transporter, whose amino-acid sequence MTRSHRDLTVGSTLSTLIRLAAPIVVANMLQTAYQLIDAFWVGRLGANAVAAVSLSFPVLFLLISVGIGLAVAGTILAAQHYGRRELDAVNHVAAQAMLGMIVLSLLLAITGYLISPHAVTFLGASTEVAPPAADYLQISFLGMPFMFVYAAFQSLMRGVGDARTPLWIVFGTVVLNFILDPLLILGLGPVPAMGVSGAAVATVITQALSAVIGLYLLFYGRFGIQLQWHHMRPDLHLLWRLFALGGPTAVEQSTRALGMMLMTTLVAGFGTVTLAAYGIGTRLLSFVIIPALGLAQATSALVGQNIGAGKVERAEKTANLSALIAFVSLTVVGILAAIFAEPLVAIFVPDTPEVITEGALFLRLMALTFGLMGAQTVIAGAFRGAGDTMVAMIIALVSLWMLQFPLAWLLAERTSLDEVGIWLAYPIQNVVTVLVAWYWFRSGRWKQHQLLDPQSSATPPLAPPPRAP is encoded by the coding sequence ATGACTCGCTCTCATCGCGATCTGACCGTTGGCTCAACACTTTCCACGCTGATCCGTCTCGCGGCACCGATCGTTGTAGCCAACATGCTGCAGACTGCCTATCAGCTGATCGATGCCTTCTGGGTCGGGCGATTGGGTGCGAATGCCGTCGCCGCAGTATCACTGAGCTTTCCCGTCCTGTTCCTGTTGATCTCGGTAGGCATCGGTCTGGCAGTCGCCGGCACCATCCTCGCTGCTCAACATTATGGTCGAAGAGAGCTGGATGCCGTCAATCACGTCGCGGCTCAGGCCATGCTCGGCATGATCGTGCTGTCACTCCTGTTGGCGATCACTGGCTATCTGATCAGTCCCCACGCCGTGACCTTTCTCGGCGCCAGCACGGAGGTGGCTCCGCCTGCTGCCGACTATCTGCAGATTTCCTTTCTCGGTATGCCATTCATGTTCGTCTATGCCGCCTTCCAGTCACTGATGCGCGGTGTAGGCGATGCGCGCACCCCGTTATGGATAGTATTCGGCACCGTGGTACTCAACTTCATCCTCGACCCACTGCTGATCCTCGGGCTCGGCCCAGTACCGGCGATGGGCGTCTCCGGTGCCGCGGTGGCCACGGTTATTACCCAGGCCCTGTCCGCTGTCATCGGCTTGTATCTACTGTTCTATGGACGTTTCGGCATTCAGTTGCAATGGCATCATATGCGTCCCGACCTCCACCTGTTGTGGCGACTGTTTGCACTTGGCGGGCCCACGGCAGTGGAACAGAGTACACGTGCTCTGGGTATGATGCTGATGACGACACTGGTTGCCGGTTTCGGTACCGTGACTCTCGCTGCCTACGGCATCGGTACCCGCCTGCTCAGCTTCGTTATCATTCCGGCATTGGGGCTGGCCCAGGCAACCTCTGCGCTGGTGGGACAGAACATCGGTGCCGGCAAGGTGGAACGCGCCGAGAAAACGGCCAACTTGAGCGCGCTGATTGCCTTTGTGTCGCTGACAGTGGTCGGCATACTGGCGGCAATCTTCGCCGAACCACTGGTCGCCATCTTCGTTCCCGACACGCCTGAAGTGATTACCGAAGGCGCCCTGTTTCTGCGTCTAATGGCACTGACCTTTGGCCTGATGGGGGCTCAGACGGTAATCGCTGGAGCCTTCCGTGGTGCCGGCGATACCATGGTGGCAATGATCATCGCCCTGGTATCACTGTGGATGCTGCAGTTCCCGCTGGCCTGGCTGCTGGCGGAGCGCACCAGCCTTGATGAGGTCGGAATCTGGCTAGCCTATCCGATCCAGAATGTCGTTACCGTGCTGGTTGCCTGGTATTGGTTCCGCAGTGGTCGCTGGAAACAGCACCAACTGCTCGATCCGCAATCTTCCGCAACACCACCACTCGCCCCCCCTCCCCGAGCCCCTTGA
- the glmS gene encoding glutamine--fructose-6-phosphate transaminase (isomerizing), producing the protein MCGIVAAVAQRNVQNILLEGLRRLEYRGYDSAGMAVCDKHGALKRQRAVGKVQALAERLASESLAGNSGIAHTRWATHGRPSEPNAHPHQSRERLAVVHNGIIENHEPLREELSAQGYVFESETDTEVIAHLLERESRTAGDLLTAFKQVVSGLDGAYALGVMTVDEPEVVVGARKGSPLVVGVGIDEAFLASDPLALLQVTDRFIYLLEGDVVRLSSGGRIEIFDASGAAVERPIQTFEHGDGAASKGDYRHYMLKEIHEQPAVIAAALEGRLGDRSVLVESFGPDAEALFRAVRNIHIVACGTSYHAGMVARYWLERYTGVPVQVEVASEYRYRRVVVPEGTLFVTLSQSGETADTMAALRFAMQQGNYLGSLGICNVPGSSLVREASLNLMTQAGPEIGVASTKAFTTQLTALMLFTLALGRVRGMPDDEQAELVEELRRLPGLCSQVLGLDADIEALSTAFAEKHHALFLGRGAHFPIAQEGALKLKEISYIHAEAYPAGELKHGPLALVDSEMPVISVAPNDDLLDKLKSNLQEVRARGGELYVFADENVGLTPAEGISVLHLPHIHEALAPILYTLPLQLLSYHVAVLKGTDVDQPRNLAKSVTVE; encoded by the coding sequence ATGTGTGGCATTGTTGCCGCGGTAGCGCAGCGAAATGTTCAGAACATTCTGCTCGAGGGCCTCAGGCGCCTCGAGTATCGCGGTTATGATTCCGCGGGTATGGCGGTTTGCGATAAGCACGGAGCGCTCAAGCGGCAACGTGCGGTAGGCAAGGTGCAAGCCCTGGCTGAACGCCTTGCGAGCGAGAGTCTGGCGGGTAATTCAGGTATTGCGCATACCCGCTGGGCGACTCATGGGCGGCCCAGCGAACCCAATGCACATCCTCACCAGTCTCGCGAGCGTCTGGCAGTGGTGCACAACGGCATCATCGAGAACCATGAACCTCTACGCGAGGAACTCTCGGCCCAAGGGTATGTGTTCGAGTCGGAAACCGACACCGAAGTGATCGCTCACCTGCTGGAGCGTGAATCACGCACAGCGGGCGATCTGTTGACGGCTTTCAAGCAAGTCGTGTCAGGTCTCGATGGTGCTTACGCGCTGGGTGTGATGACGGTGGACGAGCCCGAGGTCGTGGTGGGCGCTCGCAAGGGCAGTCCGTTAGTTGTGGGAGTGGGCATTGATGAGGCTTTCCTTGCCTCTGATCCGCTGGCATTGCTGCAGGTGACCGACCGCTTCATCTATCTGCTCGAGGGCGATGTGGTACGTCTGTCCAGCGGTGGCCGTATCGAGATTTTTGATGCCTCTGGAGCAGCGGTAGAGCGTCCCATACAGACCTTCGAGCATGGCGATGGTGCGGCAAGCAAGGGCGACTATCGCCACTACATGCTCAAGGAGATCCATGAGCAGCCGGCGGTGATTGCTGCGGCATTGGAAGGTCGTCTGGGCGATCGTTCGGTGTTGGTGGAGAGCTTTGGGCCAGATGCCGAGGCGCTGTTCCGTGCAGTGCGGAATATTCATATTGTCGCCTGTGGTACCAGTTACCATGCTGGCATGGTGGCGCGTTACTGGCTCGAGCGTTATACCGGCGTTCCGGTACAGGTCGAAGTCGCCTCGGAGTACCGCTATCGTCGTGTGGTGGTGCCTGAAGGTACGCTCTTTGTCACCCTGTCCCAGTCTGGCGAGACCGCCGATACCATGGCGGCGTTGCGCTTCGCCATGCAGCAGGGCAACTACCTGGGTAGCCTGGGGATCTGCAATGTACCCGGTAGCTCGCTGGTGCGTGAGGCCAGCCTGAATCTGATGACTCAGGCCGGCCCCGAGATCGGCGTCGCCTCGACCAAGGCCTTTACCACCCAACTGACGGCCTTGATGCTGTTTACCCTGGCGCTGGGGCGGGTACGTGGCATGCCGGATGATGAGCAGGCTGAACTGGTCGAGGAATTGCGTCGCCTGCCGGGCCTGTGTAGCCAGGTATTGGGACTGGATGCTGATATCGAGGCACTGTCCACCGCCTTCGCCGAGAAACACCATGCCTTGTTCCTGGGGCGTGGCGCTCACTTTCCGATAGCTCAGGAAGGCGCACTCAAGCTCAAGGAAATTTCCTATATTCATGCCGAGGCCTATCCGGCTGGTGAGCTCAAGCACGGGCCATTGGCGCTGGTCGATAGTGAGATGCCAGTGATCTCAGTGGCGCCCAATGATGATCTGCTCGACAAACTCAAGTCCAACCTTCAGGAAGTACGTGCCAGGGGCGGTGAGCTCTATGTCTTTGCCGATGAGAACGTAGGCCTGACACCGGCGGAGGGCATCAGTGTGCTGCATCTTCCGCATATCCACGAAGCTCTGGCACCGATACTGTATACCCTGCCGCTGCAGTTACTGTCTTATCACGTGGCCGTGCTCAAGGGCACTGACGTCGATCAGCCGCGTAACCTGGCCAAGTCAGTGACCGTAGAGTAG
- the glmU gene encoding bifunctional UDP-N-acetylglucosamine diphosphorylase/glucosamine-1-phosphate N-acetyltransferase GlmU, with amino-acid sequence MSLDVVILAAGQGTRMRSSLPKVLHELAGKPLVRHVLDTAQGLSVDRTHVVIGHGGESVREALADYQVRFAVQAEQKGTGHAVAQAADAIGEGKVLVLYGDVPLIRRATLEALLAHVDEQHMGLLTVSLDDPSGYGRIVRNAEGRAVAIVEHKDASAEELAIQECNTGIMAMTATQLKRWLPQLSASNAQAEYYLTDVIAMAAAEGIEIATEQPQRAMEVEGVNNRAQMARLERALQGEVAESLMADGVALADPARIDVRGTLRCGHDVQIDVGCVFEGDVELGEGVHIGPYCVIRNSHIGAECRIDAHSVIDGAVLAGLNNVGPFARLRPGSRLAVRARVGNFVETKNAEVGEGSKINHLSYIGDARLGRDVNVGAGTITCNYDGANKHRTDIGDEAFIGSNSALVAPVSIGKAATIGAGSTISRDVADHSLAVGRSRQIARADWPRPSKDD; translated from the coding sequence ATGAGCCTCGATGTTGTGATACTGGCTGCCGGACAAGGCACCCGTATGCGATCCAGCCTGCCCAAGGTACTCCATGAACTGGCCGGCAAGCCGCTGGTACGTCATGTTCTGGATACCGCGCAGGGATTGTCTGTCGATCGCACTCACGTGGTGATAGGCCATGGCGGCGAGAGTGTCCGCGAGGCGCTGGCCGATTATCAGGTACGTTTTGCCGTGCAGGCCGAACAGAAGGGTACCGGACATGCAGTGGCTCAGGCTGCGGATGCTATCGGCGAAGGCAAGGTGCTGGTGCTCTACGGCGATGTACCGCTGATTCGTCGAGCGACGTTGGAAGCGTTGCTGGCGCATGTCGATGAGCAGCATATGGGCTTGCTTACCGTCAGTCTTGATGACCCCAGCGGTTATGGCCGGATCGTGCGCAATGCCGAAGGCAGAGCGGTCGCTATCGTCGAACACAAGGATGCCTCCGCCGAGGAATTGGCCATTCAGGAATGCAACACCGGCATCATGGCGATGACGGCCACTCAGCTGAAACGCTGGTTGCCGCAGCTATCAGCGAGTAATGCCCAGGCGGAGTACTACCTCACCGACGTTATCGCCATGGCGGCGGCAGAAGGTATCGAGATTGCTACCGAGCAGCCGCAGCGGGCGATGGAGGTCGAGGGCGTCAACAACCGTGCACAGATGGCACGCCTCGAGCGCGCACTGCAGGGAGAGGTTGCCGAATCGCTGATGGCCGATGGTGTGGCACTGGCTGATCCGGCGCGTATTGATGTCCGTGGCACCTTACGCTGTGGTCACGATGTGCAGATCGATGTTGGTTGCGTGTTCGAAGGAGATGTCGAACTCGGCGAGGGAGTGCATATCGGTCCCTATTGTGTGATCCGTAATAGTCATATTGGCGCCGAGTGCCGAATCGATGCACACAGCGTGATCGATGGTGCGGTACTGGCCGGCCTGAACAATGTTGGACCCTTTGCGCGGCTGCGTCCGGGGTCGCGTCTGGCGGTGCGTGCGCGGGTTGGAAATTTCGTCGAGACCAAGAATGCCGAGGTTGGCGAAGGTAGCAAGATCAATCACTTGAGTTATATCGGCGATGCGCGACTCGGGCGTGACGTCAACGTCGGAGCAGGCACTATCACCTGCAACTATGACGGCGCCAACAAGCATCGTACCGACATTGGTGATGAGGCCTTCATCGGCTCCAATTCGGCGCTGGTAGCTCCGGTGAGTATCGGAAAAGCAGCAACGATAGGGGCAGGGTCAACCATCAGTCGTGATGTGGCCGACCACAGTTTGGCGGTGGGCCGCTCACGGCAGATTGCCAGGGCGGATTGGCCGCGTCCCTCGAAGGACGATTAG